From a single Lolium rigidum isolate FL_2022 chromosome 7, APGP_CSIRO_Lrig_0.1, whole genome shotgun sequence genomic region:
- the LOC124677586 gene encoding DNL-type zinc finger protein-like: MAAARMLPLLRRRVAGFLSQQPAPSSRGLLFPSPATAGLRSLQTIIEAGNNASHERRHDAENSKTPPPPPASVPAAAESSFKVRDASSLKISPRHDLAMIFTCKVCNTRSMKMASRESYENGVVVARCGGCNNLHLMADRLGWFGEPGSIEDFLADKGEEVKKGATDTLNFTLEDLAGTQVNSKETSGEN, from the exons atggccgccgcccggaTGCTCCCGCTGCTGCGCCGCCGTGTCGCCGGCTTCCTCTCTCAACAGCCCGCCCCCTCGTCCCGAG GACTATTGTTTCCTTCTCCGGCAACAGCAGGGTTAAGGTCCCTCCAAACAATCATCGAAGCGGGCAACAATGCGTCACACGAGCGTCGCCATGACGCAGAGAATTCCAaaaccccgccgccaccgccagcttCGGTCCCTGCAGCCGCAGAGTCGAGCTTCAAAGTCAGGGACGCCTCGAGCCTGAAGATCTCGCCGAGACACGACCTGGCAATGATCTTCACGTGCAAGGTCTGCAACACCAGGTCCATGAAGATGGCCAGCCGGGAGTCATACGAGAACGGGGTGGTGGTCGCCCGCTGCGGTGGCTGCAACAACCTCCACCTGATGGCAGACAGGCTCGGTTGGTTCGGTGAGCCCGGGAGCATCGAGGACTTCCTGGCGGACAAAGGGGAGGAGGTGAAGAAAGGCGCGACGGATACTCTCAACTTCACTCTGGAGGACTTGGCTGGGACTCAGGTCAACTCCAAGGAAACCTCTGGGGAAAATTAG